DNA sequence from the Sinorhizobium alkalisoli genome:
CCGAGGAGTTGTTCGCCAGGCTGAAAAGTCCGGCAGGCGGGCACGCAATGGATCACAATGCGATGTCGGGCATGGCAGCCAATATGCACGGAGGCCACATGTCCGGCATGGCGACGCCAGGCATGGTCCCCATGGACCTGAACGACATCGAATACGACGCTTATCTCGCCAATGACCGCACCCTTGACGATCCGGAAGTGGTTGCGGTCGAAAATGGGGGCCGCGTTCGCCTGCGCATTATCAACGGGGCGACGGCGACCGCCTTTACGATTGATACGGGTGCGCTGACCGGGCAGCTGGTCGCCGTCGATGGGCAATTGATCCGGCCGGTTTCCGCAACGCGCTTTCCGATCTCCATGGGACAACGGCTGGATGTCCGTCTGGAACTCCCCAAGACTGCCGTGGCCAGTCCGGTTCTTGCATTGCGAGAAGGCTCGGATCATCGCACCGGCATCATCCTTGCTCCGTCTGGAGCCAGGGTGGGCAAGCTTGCAACCCGCGGAGCAGAAGTCGGTCCGGTCGTTGGCCTGGATCTCGAGCAGCAACTGGCAGCCACCGCATCGCTTGCCGCGCGTCGGGTTGACAGGCGTTTCGAATTGACCCTGACGGGCGGCATGAGCGGCTATGAATGGAGGATCGACGGCGCTGATAGTCTCAATGTCCGAGAAGGAGAAAGGGTCGAGATCGTCATGCGAAACATGTCGATGATGGCCCACCCCATGCATTTGCATGGGCATCACTTCCAGGTTTCCGCCATTGATGGGAGGGCTTTCCCGGGTGCGTTGCGCGATACGGTCCTCGTGCCGCCAATGGGAAGCGCGACCTTCGCCTTCGACGCCAACAATCCGGGGCGTTGGCCGCTGCACTGCCATCACCTCTATCACATGGCATCGGGAATGATGTCTTTCGTCGCCTATACATGACGGAGACTTTGCCCGGCAAAGACGCGACCTGTTGGTCCGGAGATGCCGGGCGGGCGAACTTCGTCGTCGACGAATACCATTATGGAGACATTCCCCAATGGAAGAGCATGAACATCATCACCGACCCGAGGATCACCGGCACGATCACCACCATGGACATGTGAACCCCCCTCGCGACGAGGACGAAGGGGACATGCAGCAGCAGGGCGTGGTTTACACCTGCCCGATGCATCCGCAGGTACGACAGATCGGTCCCGGAAACTGCCCGATCTGCGGCATGGCGCTTGAACCGGAGATCATATCCGCCGATACCGGTCCCGGCCCGGAACTTGTCGATATGCGGCGGCGGTTCTGGATCGGGCTGGTTCTGACGTTCCCCGTGCTGGCGATTGAGATGGGCGGGCACCTCACCAACCTTCACATGCTGTTGGGTCCCCAGGTGTCAAATTGGCTGCAGCTTGTCTTCGCGACCCCGGTCGTCCTTTGGGCCGGCGCTCCCTTCTTTGAGAGGGCCTGGCAGTCGATCCTCACCCGGAAGCTGAACATGTTCACACTGATCGCCATGGGCACAGGCGTCGCCTGGGCCTACAGCGTGGTCGCAACGGTTGCCCCCGGCCTGTTTCCGGCGACGTTCCGATCCGACGAGGGGACCGTTGCGGTCTACTTCGAGGCGGCGGCCGTTATCACAGTGCTTGTGCTGCTTGGGCAGGTCCTCGAACTGCGGGCGCGGGAGCAGACCGGAGGCGCCATCCGTGCCCTCCTGGACCTGGCACCGAAGACCGCCCGTCGCATTGGCAGCGATGGCGCCGACGAGGACGTGCCGCTGGAAGCCGTTGCCGTCGGCGACCGGCTGCGCGTCCGCCCGGGCGAGAAGGTTCCGGTTGACGGTACCCTCGTGGAAGGCCGCAGCTCGGTCGATGAATCGATGGTCACCGGGGAGTCGATGCCGGTTACGAAGGAGGTTGGCGCGACACTAATCGGCGGCACCATGAACAGGACCGGCGGCTTCGTCATGGAAGCAGGAAAGGTCGGCCGCGACACCATGCTGTCGCAGATCGTCCGCATGGTCGCCGAGGCTCAGCGCTCTCGCGCCCCAATTCAACGCCTCGCCGACGAAGTGTCGGGCTGGTTCGTGCCCGCCGTCATCCTCATAGCCATCATTGCCTTCGCGACATGGATGACGGTCGGCCCGGAACCCCGCTTCACGCACGGACTCGTCGCCGCAGTCGCGGTGCTCATAATCGCCTGTCCCTGCGCGCTCGGCCTCGCAACCCCGATGTCCATCATGGTCGGCGTCGGCAAGGGTGCAAGCCTAGGCGTGCTGATCAAGAACGCAGAAGCGCTGGAACGCTTCGAAAAGGTCGACACGCTGGTGGTCGACAAGACCGGCACCCTGACCGAGGGCAAGCCGAAGGTGACGTCTATCGTCGCGGTAGATGGCGTTTCGGAAAACGAGCTCCTTCGGCTGGCCGGGACGCTGGAACGGTCGAGCGAACATCCCCTCGCGGCGGCCATCGTCGAGGCGGCCGGGGAACGCCGCGTGGCGCTCGCCACGGCAGAGAACTTCGACAGCCCCGTCGGCAAGGGAGTGACCGGGACCGTGGAGGGACGCAGCCTCATCATCGGCAGCCACCGGATCATGTCCGAGGAAAAGGTGGACATCTCAGTCCTCTCGCGAGAAGCGGAAGAACTGCGCAGTGAAGGAGCGACCGTCATCTTCGCCGCCATCGACGGTCGTCTGGCCGGACTGTTCGCAATAGCCGATCCGATCAAGGCGACGACGCCGGCCGCAGTGGATGCATTGCTGAAGGACGGCGTGCGGGTGGTAATGCTCACTGGAGATAACCAAACCACCGCCAATGCAGTCGCCCGGAAGCTCGGTATCAAGGAGGTCGAGGCGGAGGTATTGCCGGAACACAAGAGCGAGATCGTCGCGCGCCTGCGCAAAGACGGCAGGATCGTCGCCATGGCGGGCGACGGCGTCAACGACGCCCCGGCGCTTGCCGCCGCCGACGTCGGGATTGCCATGGGAACGGGGACAGACGTGGCAATCGAGAGCGCTGGCGTGACGCTGCTCAAGGGCGATCTGCAGGGCATTGCGCGGGCGCGGCAGCTCAGTCACGCGACAATGCGGAACATCCGTCAAAATCTGTTCTTCGCCTTCATCTACAACGCGGCTGGCGTCCCGATTGCGGCGGGCGTGCTCTATCCCGCCCTCGGACTTTTGCTGTCGCCGATCATCGCGGCAGCCGCCATGGCGCTCTCGTCAGTCAGCGTGATCGGCAATGCTCTCAGGTTGCGGAGTGCTCGGATATAACCTGGGATCGCAGATGGACATTGTTCGCCACCTCGCCGACCGTCAGCCGCAGACTTCTCGCGGTGCCGTCGCCGATCAGTGTCTGCCAATCGCCTGTCTCAGTCTGCCAAGTTCGATCCTTCGGATATCCGGCGAAGTTCCAGCCAGCCCGGAGGCATGATGGCCGGGATTTGGGGAAAGAGATTCGCCACGGCGCCTCCTTTTGATCACAGCAAGGGATGCAAGACGCTCGGTCCGTCTCGATGGACCGCAAAGATGGGGCCCTTGATCACAATCAACGACGCAAGACGGTGTAGAGCGTAAGCTTCAAAGTCATGACGGAGAGACGGTGGTGGTTGAGGCGAGATGCTCTAAGCGAATATGGCTTACCATTGCCGCAGGTTCTGATCGCCAAACCGGGGAGACACTTCTGCGAAACCTGCTTTGGGAGCATCAAATTAAACCAGCGCTCTATCGAGGCATAGCGCAAACCAGGCAAGGAATTCCTGCTTAACGTCGATACAGCCGGATTCGGGTGTCCTCGGCGCGGCCAGTTAAACGCTCCGTGTGAATCTGTCGTTAATTCCCACAAAGCGGCCAGGACACGCAGGATGCTGTCCGCCACTGAGGACGATTCGATGCGCAATCTCGAGGAAACGAGCACCGGTGCGTTGCCGCGTTCCGCTGTTGGAACGATCCTCACAGAGGCTCGGCGAACACCTCTTTTCGTGCTCATTGTCTTCGTGCCCGTAGTTATTCTCCTGGAGCAGATATCGCCCGAGGCGCACACTTGGCTTTTCCTCCTGTCGATTGTGGCGATCGTCCCCCTCGCGGCGATGCTCAGCCGCGCGACCGAGTCGGTGGCTGCGAAGACCGGCGATGCCGTCGGAGGTTTGCTTAACGCCACACTTGGCAATCTCACCGAGCTCGTAATTTCACTCGCGGCCCTGCAGGCCGGGCAATACCTGCTGGTCAAGGCGTCGATCGCAGGCGCCATCGTCACCAACACCCTCTTCATGTTGGGCGGCGCCTTCCTCGTCGGTGGGCTGAAACACCACCTGCAGGAGTTCAACAGGGTGAACGCGCGTTTTCAGGCGAGCCTGTTGTTCCTGGCGACGATCGCAATCCTGGTTCCTTCACTCGTCAGCGAAGCGGATCAGACGCCGACCGGCGCCTTCTCGCAGCAGCTGAGCCTGGGGCTGGCTGTGCTTCTTATCGCCGTCTATGCACTGGGAATGTTGTTTTCCCTGAGGACGCACCGAGAGCTCTTTGCCAGTGTGGCGCACGGCGAGGACGCCGAGACATCGTGGCCGCTCTCGGTGGGCGTCGCCGTGCTGATTGTCGTCACGCTGCTCGTCGCGATGGTCAGCGAGATATTCGTCGGCTCGGTGCAAGTCGCCGCGCAACATCTCGGGATGACGCCCGCCTTCGTCGGCTTCATCGTCGTCGCCTTGGTCGGAGGAGCAGCCGAGATGACCAGCGCCTTCTCGGCGGCACGCGCAAATCGCCTCGACCTGAGCGTCGGCATCGCATTGGGCAGCGCGGCGCAAATCGCTCTCTTCGTCGCGCCTGTGCTGGTGCTTCTCAGCTATTTCATTGGTCCGGAACCGATGTCCCTGCAGTTCTGGCCGGGCGCGGTCGCGATGATGCTGATCGCGACAATGGCGGCAACATTGCTGTCCAATGGCGGGCATGCAGCCTGGTATGCGGGCGTCATGGCGCTGGCGGTTTATGCCATCTTCGGGTTCACGCTGTTTATCCTGCCGCCCGGCGCGGGGCAATAAGCCATATCCCGACCGCGGAAGCAGGCGCATGACGCCTGTTCCGCGGTGTCCGCAACCCCGTTTGCCGCTCGGCGCACCATCTTTTGACCGAATGCGGCCCGCTCCATCAGCGACTTCGCCAGAAGCGCTTGATGTCGACCAAGCCGTCGTGTGCTTCAGCCGCCCGGCGCAAAAGCTCCGCCTTGTCGTAGGCTCGGAACAGATCCTGCGTGCCAGCCACTCCCAGTAGGCCGAGCGACGATAACATGCCGGGCGCAACCGCGAGGTCGTTGAGGTCGCCGAGTTGGTCCTGAAGGCCTGCCATTGCCGCGATGAAGCGGCGATGACGTTTCGTTTCGATCTTGCTCCGGAAAAGCGGCTCGAAGAACTCGGCCGCGTATCGCAGCTTCTTTGCCGCAATACGCAACCTGTGACGCGCCGCGTCATCCGCATCGATGAGACGGCGACCACGTGCCACTTTCTTCCAGAGCCGGTCGAGCGCCGTCGAGGCGAAATCTCGGGCGGATCGACCGTGCATCGGCATGGCTGATGCATCGGCCATCGAGCCGGAAATGAACTCGTCAATGTCGATCATGAGGGAGCGGACGCGCGCGGACGAAAGAGTGGCTTCCAGTGTCCGATAGGCGTCGCCGCGCATCGCTTTCAGGCGCCCTGCAAGCTCTTCATCCCTCGCGCGGCCGATCAGGACGTCGATATTGCGCGCCTGCCCTGTCTCCGCGGCGAGCCAGGACAATTCTTCGCGCAGATGATCGAAGCGGCTGTCCTGAAACAGGGACGTGCAGATGGAGAACAGCGAGCGCAGCCGTCTGAGCGCGACGCGGGCCTGATGCAGGACTTCCGCGTCACGGGACCAGGACAGTGCCATTTCGTTGAGCCGAAACTGCCTGAGGCACACGGCGGCGCTGCGGGCGAATGCAGTGGCCGCGCTCATTTCGGACGTGAGTGGCGCCGGACTAGCCTTGACGGCGCCCTGCGCGGCCGCAAGTAGCCGGTAACCTCGCTCCGCCTTGCTCAGCACGCCTAGACGGGCGGGGGTGATCAGGTCGACCTTGCGCGCGAGATCAAAGAGCGCCGCCGGCTGGCCGGCTTTTCTTTCCAGCTCGATTTCGCAAAGCGGCGCCTCGCGATCGGCAGCCACGACCTTGCCGACGTCGAGGCAAACCTCGATCTGCGCCTCACCGGCCGTTACGTTCCAACGGTGCCGCGTGACATGCACCTCGAACAGGGGCGCCAGTTCCGGCCCGGCTCCCGCCAGCAAGGCGACAATCTGCGGATCGTCGATAACCGGCGCATCGGCGGTGACCGGCCGCTCCCATTCCTCACGCACGAACGAACCGGCCGCAGCGCCGTCGCCTGCTTTGACGGTCTGGATCCGCTCGTTTCCCGATTGGCGGATGCGCAATGACAGCCCCCGCTTCGTCAGGTCCCACGCATTCGTATCGAAGTAGACCGATTTCTGCTGAAGAATGGTGGGCGGCGATACGAAGGGATTGGTCTTCAGGAGCGACCTCGCCCCCGATTGGGAAAGCTCGAGCTTCAGTTCCGCCTCTTGCATCGGTTTCTCCGCAAGGCACCGTGTCGCGGCGGATTTCGATCAACCGACTACAGACACAGGTTCTGCAAGGCCCTGTAATTGACGATTTCCACGCCACGAGTGCCCTGCAACCGGATGATGCTGCCGTTCTTCAGTTTGGTGAGCGCGCGGGAAACGGTTTCGATCGTGAGCCCGAGATAATCGGCAATGTCGATGCGGGGCATGAACAGATCGAACCTGCAGGCGCCGCCGGAGCGGTTCGACATTTCGAGAAGAAATGCAGCCACACGCTCGAGCGCGCTCTGGCGGCCAATCACCAATTGGTGCTCCTGCGCCGATGAGAAGTTTTCGAGAACGACCGGCAGCAATCCCTGCCAGATATATCGCGTCTCCCGAAGGCTGATACTCTTTATGCCGGTGGTCCCAATCGCTTCGGCCGAAGAGCGGCGAAAGTCCTCATTCTGCAGACCGAACCAGTTTCCACCGAGATGGAAATCGAGAATTTGCCGCCGGCCGCTGGCAAGCACTCGATAGACGCGCACGGCGCCGAACTCCACCCGGTAGACTTGGCCGGCCCGCTCTCCGTCGGAGTAGATGCTCTGTCCGTCAACGAAGTTACTGACTGGCTTTGACTCGACGACGCCGAGTGCGGCCGACGTCACGAGCATAGGCTTCATCTGCCCTTGTGAAAATTCGAATGCAGGCATGTTCATGGCTTCACTCCAATCGCAGCGCCTCCGGCTCTCCTCCACCGTCGATCGAGAGGTATCGTGGCTACCCGAGTGCCTGCTCGATCTCCGCGGCAAGGCTCTCAATAAGGCCTCTGAACTCGTCGCGGCGCTCCTCGCGAATATGCGGCGGGAGTTGATCGGCACAGGCGAGGGCGTACTCGGCGGCAGCGAGATCCTCGCACATGCCCCTGAAACTCTCGTCCCGCATCAGTCGCTCTTTGATCTGTAACGATAGTTCCGGAAACCGGCGCAATGCCGCCGACAGGCCGTCTCCCTCTTCTGCCCCCTCGGATCCTATGCGCATCCCATCCTCCCCACGGGTCGAGAATGAAGATATTTCTAATGTATAGATTGCAACGGGCACGCAGCGGGACGTAAAATACGGAAGCTTACAGTAGCGCGTAAACTGCATGCGACTCCTGAGGCCATAGGGGGCGCCGACATGACAATCACAAGTGAGAAGCGTCTCGGCCCAGATGCAGAGATGCTGCAAACCGCTGCGGAGATACGTGCTCAACTCGACCGCATCCGGTCGAGCGCGGAATTCGACGCGCCGGAACGCGCCCGGAAGTTCCTGACATATGTCATCGAAGAGACGATCGCCGGCCGTGCCGACCGCATCAAGGCTTATTCCATAGCAACCGAAGTCTTCGGCAGGGATGCATCCTTCGATGCGCAGCTGGATCCTGTCGTGCGCATCGAGGCGGGTCGCGTTCGTCGCGCCCTCGAGCGCTACTATCTGCTTGCAGGGGGAGACGACCAGCTGGTGATAACCATACCCAAGGGCGGTTACGTTCCGGCATTCGCACCGCGTGCCCAGGCGGCGGCGACGGGGGTGCGCGCATCATCGCCAAGCCACACCGCGCGCCGCCTGTTCACACAGGGCCGGCATGTGTGGACGTGGCTCGGTGCAGCCGCGCTGACGTTGGTTGCCGGCCTGGTATTCTCGGTGCTCGAGCCCGGGAAAATGGTGGGAACCGGTGATCAGAACGCCGACGAAGACCAGCCAAGTGTTCCAAGGCTTCTTGTGATGCCTTTCGAGGACCTGTCCGGAACTCCGCAATCGAAAATGATAACGCGGGGGTTTGCCGATGAAGTCATCGGCAAGGTCGCGAAGTTCCGGGAGATCGTCGTACTGACGGATGC
Encoded proteins:
- a CDS encoding multicopper oxidase family protein, with product MKRREFLCGLMSGVAVAASGALLFPTAAWPETMPGNKGLTPLPGTRPLSIKKRVIEVNGRAAEVFGLVQPDGTVGLTLDADTLFDVALSNEGGEPTLIHWHGLVPPWDMDGVPDNPAALLEPKKSRHYTFPVGSGGTHWMHAHTLQEQNLLAAPLIVQTAEDKKRDEQDVVILLHDFSFTPAEELFARLKSPAGGHAMDHNAMSGMAANMHGGHMSGMATPGMVPMDLNDIEYDAYLANDRTLDDPEVVAVENGGRVRLRIINGATATAFTIDTGALTGQLVAVDGQLIRPVSATRFPISMGQRLDVRLELPKTAVASPVLALREGSDHRTGIILAPSGARVGKLATRGAEVGPVVGLDLEQQLAATASLAARRVDRRFELTLTGGMSGYEWRIDGADSLNVREGERVEIVMRNMSMMAHPMHLHGHHFQVSAIDGRAFPGALRDTVLVPPMGSATFAFDANNPGRWPLHCHHLYHMASGMMSFVAYT
- a CDS encoding copper-transporting P-type ATPase, whose amino-acid sequence is MQQQGVVYTCPMHPQVRQIGPGNCPICGMALEPEIISADTGPGPELVDMRRRFWIGLVLTFPVLAIEMGGHLTNLHMLLGPQVSNWLQLVFATPVVLWAGAPFFERAWQSILTRKLNMFTLIAMGTGVAWAYSVVATVAPGLFPATFRSDEGTVAVYFEAAAVITVLVLLGQVLELRAREQTGGAIRALLDLAPKTARRIGSDGADEDVPLEAVAVGDRLRVRPGEKVPVDGTLVEGRSSVDESMVTGESMPVTKEVGATLIGGTMNRTGGFVMEAGKVGRDTMLSQIVRMVAEAQRSRAPIQRLADEVSGWFVPAVILIAIIAFATWMTVGPEPRFTHGLVAAVAVLIIACPCALGLATPMSIMVGVGKGASLGVLIKNAEALERFEKVDTLVVDKTGTLTEGKPKVTSIVAVDGVSENELLRLAGTLERSSEHPLAAAIVEAAGERRVALATAENFDSPVGKGVTGTVEGRSLIIGSHRIMSEEKVDISVLSREAEELRSEGATVIFAAIDGRLAGLFAIADPIKATTPAAVDALLKDGVRVVMLTGDNQTTANAVARKLGIKEVEAEVLPEHKSEIVARLRKDGRIVAMAGDGVNDAPALAAADVGIAMGTGTDVAIESAGVTLLKGDLQGIARARQLSHATMRNIRQNLFFAFIYNAAGVPIAAGVLYPALGLLLSPIIAAAAMALSSVSVIGNALRLRSARI
- the cax gene encoding calcium/proton exchanger, translated to MRNLEETSTGALPRSAVGTILTEARRTPLFVLIVFVPVVILLEQISPEAHTWLFLLSIVAIVPLAAMLSRATESVAAKTGDAVGGLLNATLGNLTELVISLAALQAGQYLLVKASIAGAIVTNTLFMLGGAFLVGGLKHHLQEFNRVNARFQASLLFLATIAILVPSLVSEADQTPTGAFSQQLSLGLAVLLIAVYALGMLFSLRTHRELFASVAHGEDAETSWPLSVGVAVLIVVTLLVAMVSEIFVGSVQVAAQHLGMTPAFVGFIVVALVGGAAEMTSAFSAARANRLDLSVGIALGSAAQIALFVAPVLVLLSYFIGPEPMSLQFWPGAVAMMLIATMAATLLSNGGHAAWYAGVMALAVYAIFGFTLFILPPGAGQ
- a CDS encoding CYTH and CHAD domain-containing protein, encoding MQEAELKLELSQSGARSLLKTNPFVSPPTILQQKSVYFDTNAWDLTKRGLSLRIRQSGNERIQTVKAGDGAAAGSFVREEWERPVTADAPVIDDPQIVALLAGAGPELAPLFEVHVTRHRWNVTAGEAQIEVCLDVGKVVAADREAPLCEIELERKAGQPAALFDLARKVDLITPARLGVLSKAERGYRLLAAAQGAVKASPAPLTSEMSAATAFARSAAVCLRQFRLNEMALSWSRDAEVLHQARVALRRLRSLFSICTSLFQDSRFDHLREELSWLAAETGQARNIDVLIGRARDEELAGRLKAMRGDAYRTLEATLSSARVRSLMIDIDEFISGSMADASAMPMHGRSARDFASTALDRLWKKVARGRRLIDADDAARHRLRIAAKKLRYAAEFFEPLFRSKIETKRHRRFIAAMAGLQDQLGDLNDLAVAPGMLSSLGLLGVAGTQDLFRAYDKAELLRRAAEAHDGLVDIKRFWRSR
- a CDS encoding helix-turn-helix domain-containing protein, giving the protein MNMPAFEFSQGQMKPMLVTSAALGVVESKPVSNFVDGQSIYSDGERAGQVYRVEFGAVRVYRVLASGRRQILDFHLGGNWFGLQNEDFRRSSAEAIGTTGIKSISLRETRYIWQGLLPVVLENFSSAQEHQLVIGRQSALERVAAFLLEMSNRSGGACRFDLFMPRIDIADYLGLTIETVSRALTKLKNGSIIRLQGTRGVEIVNYRALQNLCL